From one Candidatus Hydrogenedentota bacterium genomic stretch:
- a CDS encoding response regulator translates to MPDTSPSTVSDTLAKRIFELSPVGMAVLSTDYAWGSVNDAFCRAFGYTREELLALTWNQLVFQDDAGLAGKHLKPIFASKRRGASFEARLNGKGDRTFLAQVSASSLSEDGKAPNCILVAVEDLTERRLAEEHRRHAEKMEAIGVLAGGFGHDFNNILATIDGNLDLALEDLPESLTGIREFLSDALNATRRAKRLVQQILAFGRRKPAEHRPLDLRPIATDVARLMRASQPANIEIALSLPDSPLVVKGDAAQMHMAFLNLSTNACDAMRANGGTLSIVLGLKPMCRDGQPQTSCPYASIVVQDTGVGMDDALLCRIFDPYFTTKPKGEGVGMGLAAVHGIVERHGGKIKVTSKPSCGSTFEMLLPVVADTVPDDDAWLLDDGPSGNGELVLFVDDEPSIISIGERSLVRLNYRVVSSTNSQQALDLFRASPDAFDIVVTDQTMPQLTGIDMAREMLQIRPDIPIILCTGYSEKVSEEVVYEAGIRALLSKPILTPVMAQAIEKALRSSA, encoded by the coding sequence GTGCCAGACACTTCACCGAGCACCGTAAGCGACACGTTGGCCAAGCGCATCTTCGAACTGTCGCCTGTTGGCATGGCAGTGCTCTCGACTGACTATGCATGGGGAAGCGTGAACGATGCGTTCTGCCGCGCGTTTGGCTACACGCGCGAAGAGCTCCTTGCACTGACATGGAACCAACTGGTGTTTCAGGACGACGCGGGCCTGGCCGGAAAACACCTTAAACCCATCTTTGCCAGTAAGCGCCGTGGCGCTTCATTTGAAGCTCGGCTGAATGGCAAAGGAGACCGCACCTTCCTCGCACAGGTATCCGCAAGCTCCCTTTCGGAGGACGGCAAGGCGCCCAACTGTATTCTGGTAGCCGTTGAAGACCTGACCGAAAGGAGACTGGCCGAAGAGCATCGGCGTCACGCAGAGAAGATGGAAGCCATCGGCGTACTGGCGGGAGGATTCGGTCATGACTTCAACAACATCCTCGCAACTATCGATGGAAACCTCGACCTGGCACTGGAGGACCTCCCCGAGTCGCTGACAGGAATTCGGGAGTTTCTGTCGGATGCGCTCAACGCGACACGGCGCGCCAAAAGGCTTGTTCAGCAGATTCTGGCGTTCGGCAGACGGAAACCGGCAGAGCATAGACCCCTTGATCTGAGGCCGATCGCAACCGACGTCGCCCGGCTTATGCGGGCATCCCAACCCGCGAATATCGAGATCGCATTGAGCCTTCCGGATTCGCCACTGGTGGTCAAGGGAGATGCCGCCCAAATGCACATGGCGTTCTTGAATCTGAGCACAAACGCGTGCGATGCCATGCGGGCAAACGGGGGCACGCTCTCCATCGTGCTGGGTCTGAAGCCTATGTGCAGAGACGGTCAACCTCAGACGTCATGCCCGTATGCAAGCATTGTCGTACAGGATACCGGCGTAGGAATGGACGATGCCCTGCTCTGCCGGATCTTTGATCCCTATTTCACAACCAAGCCCAAGGGTGAAGGGGTCGGCATGGGATTGGCCGCGGTTCACGGAATCGTGGAGCGCCATGGGGGAAAGATAAAGGTAACAAGCAAACCGTCTTGTGGGTCGACGTTTGAAATGCTCCTGCCCGTAGTCGCGGATACCGTGCCAGATGATGACGCCTGGCTGCTCGACGACGGTCCGAGTGGAAACGGCGAATTGGTTCTCTTCGTGGACGACGAGCCGTCCATCATTAGCATTGGGGAGCGATCGCTGGTTCGCCTCAACTATCGCGTCGTGAGTTCCACGAACAGTCAACAGGCCCTGGATTTGTTTCGCGCGTCTCCTGACGCATTCGACATCGTGGTCACGGATCAAACCATGCCCCAATTGACAGGAATCGACATGGCGCGCGAGATGCTCCAAATCCGGCCCGATATCCCCATCATCCTCTGCACGGGATACAGCGAGAAAGTCTCGGAGGAGGTCGTTTACGAAGCGGGTATTCGAGCCTTGCTCTCGAAACCGATACTGACGCCCGTCATGGCGCAGGCCATTGAGAAAGCGCTGCGCTCAAGTGCGTGA
- a CDS encoding ketose-bisphosphate aldolase — MPLVPMRQILDEAAKGGYGVGAFNVNNMEQIQAIMEAANETNSPVIIQASRGALKYSRMIYLKKLMEAAVIEYPNIPVSMHLDHGNSIKTCEQAIELGFTSVMMDGSLAEDGKTPNSYEKNVEVTKAVVDMAHKYGVTVEGELGCLGGIEDGHGAGLSAEEVNDHLTDPAQAEDFVKLTGVDALAVAIGTSHGAYKSGRVDPKTGEVLPPALAMDRIHEIHKRMPNCHMVMHGSSSVPKELVDIINQYGGKMPGTFGIPVEQIQDGIRHGVRKINVDTDSRLAMTGAVRKVFVETPAKFDPRDWLGPAREAAKQVYLDRMRAFGQAGHAGDYKQMSLDDMKAVYAKG, encoded by the coding sequence ATGCCATTGGTACCCATGCGTCAAATCCTGGACGAGGCCGCAAAGGGCGGTTACGGCGTCGGCGCGTTCAACGTTAACAATATGGAACAGATCCAGGCGATCATGGAAGCTGCGAACGAGACGAACAGCCCCGTGATTATCCAGGCAAGCCGCGGCGCCTTGAAGTACAGCCGCATGATCTACCTCAAGAAGCTTATGGAAGCGGCTGTCATCGAATATCCGAACATCCCGGTTTCGATGCACCTTGATCACGGCAACAGCATCAAGACCTGCGAGCAGGCCATTGAGCTTGGGTTCACCAGCGTGATGATGGACGGTTCCCTTGCGGAAGACGGCAAGACGCCGAACAGCTACGAGAAGAACGTCGAGGTCACGAAGGCCGTTGTCGACATGGCGCACAAGTACGGCGTCACCGTCGAAGGCGAGTTGGGTTGCCTTGGCGGCATCGAAGACGGCCACGGCGCGGGCCTCTCCGCCGAAGAAGTGAACGACCACCTGACCGACCCGGCTCAGGCGGAAGACTTCGTGAAGTTGACGGGCGTGGATGCGCTTGCCGTCGCTATCGGCACGAGCCACGGCGCGTATAAGTCCGGCCGTGTCGATCCCAAGACGGGCGAAGTGCTGCCCCCGGCCCTCGCCATGGACCGTATTCACGAGATCCACAAGCGTATGCCGAATTGCCACATGGTTATGCACGGTTCGTCGAGCGTTCCGAAGGAACTCGTCGACATCATCAATCAGTACGGCGGCAAGATGCCGGGAACCTTCGGCATTCCGGTCGAGCAGATCCAGGATGGTATCCGTCACGGCGTGCGCAAAATTAACGTCGATACGGACAGCCGCTTGGCGATGACCGGCGCGGTGCGTAAGGTGTTCGTCGAGACGCCGGCGAAGTTCGACCCGCGCGATTGGCTCGGACCTGCGCGCGAAGCCGCGAAGCAGGTTTATCTTGACCGCATGCGCGCATTCGGCCAGGCTGGACATGCTGGGGACTACAAGCAGATGTCGCTCGACGATATGAAAGCGGTGTACGCGAAGGGTTAA